The nucleotide sequence ATTATTTTGACTTTGATATAAAGAGAGTACAAACAGATAATGGGAGTGAGTTTTTAGGGGAGTTTGACAAATATTTAAATGAAATAGGGATAGAGCATTACTTTAGCTATCCGAGAAGTCCAAAGACAAATGGAGCTGTAGAGAGATTAATAAGGACAATAGAAGAGGAGTTATGGTTTATAGAGAAAATGGAATATACGATAGATGAGATGAATAGAAGATTAAGTAGTTATGTGGAGAAATACAATTTTATAAGACCGCATTGTTCTTTAGGATATAAAACTCCTGCAGACATGCTTAAAAAATGTGATAAAATTTTTTAGGTGTAGGTGTTCACGATGTATAGAACTTATACAGCTTCTGCAATCAAAAAACGTCAACATCAGTCTCAAAATGGTAAAATATCTTAGATAATAACTTTTTGAGGTTTTTTATGGAAAAGGCGATTCTTGCTTTGGAAGATGGTCATTTTTTCTATGGATGGGCTTTTTCTTCTCCTGTTAAAGAGACTGGAGGAGAGGTTATATTCAACACATCAATGACAGGATACCAAGAAATCCTTACAGACCCATCATACAAAGGACAAATTGTTGTTATGACAGCTGCAGAAGTAGGAAACTACGGTATAAATACAGAAGATGACCAATCTGATAGAGTTTGGGTAAACGGTTTTGTTGTTAAAGACGTTCCAAATTTATACTCTAACTACAGAGCGGTTCAAAGCCTAAAAGAATATCTGGAAAAAAACAACGTTTTAGGAATTTTTGGCGTTGATACGAGATCAATTGTTAGAATTTTAAGAACAAAAGGCGTAATGAAAGGCTACATAGGAGTTGGAGACATATCTCCTGCAGAAGCTGTAAGAAAAGCAAGGAGTATCCCTGACATATCGGAGCTTAATTTAGTTGCAGAGGTTTCAAAGCCACAAGTTTACAGATGGACTCAAAAAAGCTGGAGATGGCCAAATGGATACGAAGAACAAACAGAGTTTCATTACAAAGTTGCAGTTTTAGATTACGGAGTAAAAAGGGACATTCTAAGACTACTTGCAGATAGAAATTTAGAGCTTATATGCTTCCCTTACAATGCATCGGCTGAGGAAGTTCTATCCATAAATCCTGACGGTATTTTTCTATCTAACGGACCAGGAGACCCAGCTGTTTTAACCTATCAGATACAACAGATTAAAAAGTTAATAGCATCGGAAAAGCCAATATTTGGAATATGCCTTGGACATCAGCTTTTATCTTGGGCTTTTGGAAGTAGGACTTACAAGTTAGAGTTTGGACATCACGGAGGAAACCATCCTGTAAAAAACCTCAAAACTGGAAGAGTAGAGATAACAGCACAAAATCATAACTATGCAACTGATGAGTCTAAATTACCAGGCGACGTAGAGATAACCCACATAAACCTAAACGACCACACAGTTGAAGGAATGAGACATAAAAACTACCCTGTATTTTCAATACAGCACCACCCAGAGGCTGCACCTGGACCTCACGACTCATTTTACATATTTGACGAGTTTTACAATCTTATAAAAGAGTGTAAAAAGTAATGAATCAAACATTAAAAGAGAGATGGATACTTGGGTCTCTCTTACTTAACCTTTTTTTATCTGTTTTAAAGCTATTTTTTGGACTTATAACAAACAGTTTAGGGCTGATAGCAGAAGCTATCCACTCTTTTTCTGACTTAGTTGCCTCTGTAGTTTCATTTATCGGCGTAAAACTTTCAGCGAAAAAATCGGAAGACTTTCCTTATGGACTTTATAAGATAGAAAACATAGCTGCTTTAATAATATCACTTTTTCTATTCCTTGCTGGATACGAGATAATCAAAGAAGCATTTTTTCACCACGAAGAAAGGCAGGTCTCTAATCCCGAATATGCCATAATAGTAATGGCTATTGCTATGATACTGACATTTTTTTACTCAAGATTTGAAAAACAAGCAGGAAAAAAGTTAAATTCACCAACCTTGATTGCAGATGCAGAGCATATATGGGCAGACTTTTTATCTTCTATCATCGTTTTAATTGGTTTAATTGGAGTTTACTTTGGATATAACATAGATAAATACGCAGCTGCTGTTGTGTCTTTGTTTATTTTTCACAGCGGTTTTGAGATTATGAAAGACTCAATAAAAGTTTTATTAGACTTTACTCTTGAAAAAGAAGAGCTACAAAAAATAAAAAACATCATTTTAAAACACCCTGCAATAATAGACATAAAAAGTATAAAAGGAAGGTCAGCAGGAAGTTATAAATTTTTAGAGATAGAGATTCTTATGCACAATCTATCACTTAGAGAGGCACACAGAATAGTAGATGAAATAGCCCAGCAGATAAAAGAAAAAATACCTAACATAGACTCTGTTATTATTCATTACGAGCCAGCAAGACAGGAAGGTTTGAGAGTTGCATTTTTAACAGACGAAGAAGGAAACGTTAAAGATTTTGAGACAGCTACTTACATAACAGTTTTTGACATAACAAAAGGCTTTGAAATAATAAAAAATCCACCTATAAAACTTTCAGGCAATAAAAGTAAAATAATTGAAAAATCACGGGCAGACGTAATAGTATCTAAAAACCACCCTCTTGACTTTGGCATAAGGTTTTCACTTTCAAGGTCAAGCATAATGATATGGGAGACAGAAAAACAAAAAATTGAAGATGCAATACAGGAAGTGATAAAATCTTGGAAAGAATTTCTTAAAAAAGAGGGAGAATTATGATAGGAAGAATCTTAGTAGGTTTAGACGGGTCTAAAAGTTCGAAAGTTGCAGGAGAGTACGGAATATACTTATCAAAAAATTTAAAAAGACCTGTTGTAGGTGTTCACATTATAGATATAAGACTGCTTGAAGGACCGTTTTTAACAGATATAGCAGGAGGACTGGGATTTTCCACCTACGCTGACATTTTACCTAAAATAAAAGAAGTTTTAGAAGCAAAAGCAGAGGCTATACTTGATGAGTTTGCAATTGCTTGTAGAGAAAAGGGAGGGGACTGTTCAATAGCCGAAGCTTACGGTATTGTAGTAAACGAACTTGTAAATATGACAGACCCAGAAGACCTTATAATAGTAGGTAAAAAAGGTCAACACCAAGGATTTCTGCCTCTACTTCTTGGTTCTACAGCGGAAGGAGTTGCGAGAAAGTCAACCTGTCCAGTTATGATTACAGCTGATAACTTTAGAGAAATAAAAAGCATCCTGTTTGCTTTTGACGGCAGAGAAAAGTCCGTCCACGCTGCAAACTACGTAAACTACCTATCAAAACATCTTAATGTCAACTCTGTAAAAGTAATCTCTGTCTTTACAGATAAAGTAAAAGATGCTACAAAAGCACAGGAGTTTGAAAACAGATTAAAAACTCTTTTAGAAGTAAACTTTGAGTTTATAGACAGGTATGGAGAACCAGAGGAAATGATAGAAGATTACATAAACTCTAACAAAGACAGCTTAGACCTTGTTGTAATGGGTGCTTTTGGAGAAAGCCCAGTAAGGGAGCTTATACTTGGAAGTACTACAAACTACATAGCGTCAAAATCTCCTATCCCAGTTTTACTTGTTAAGTAGAGGTAAAGATGGAAAGAGACTTTGGAGGATTTAAAGGTATTCTTATAATTGGTCTGGGGCTGATTGGAGGGTCTTTAGCCCTGTCTTTAAAAAAGCAAGGCTATAACGGAAAGATATACGGATACGATTTAAACAAAAGCAGAATAGAAAAGGCATTAGAATTAAAGGCAATAGATGAGGGTTTTAACAAATTTGAAGATGTACCCTGGAATAATATAGATTTGGTAGTTTTATCAACACCTGTAAAAACATTTGTAGATATAGCAAATAAAATAAAACCATTTTTGAAAGATGACACGGTAGTAAGCGATGTTGGAAGTGTAAAAGGAGACCTTGTACTAAAGCTGTATGAAATCTTAAAACCCCACGTTTTTGTAGGTGTCCATCCAATAGCTGGAACAGAAAAAGAAGGAATAGAAAACGCAGTAGCAGACTTATTTAAAAATGCAAGACTTATACTTACACCAGTAGGAGAAGATAAAGAAAAGATTGAGAAAGTAGAAAAGTTATGGAAGGATATAGGCTCAAAAACAGAAGTAATGGATCCACACTTACACGACTTTGTTTTTGCAAGCGTATCCCATCTTCCCCACGCCATAGCCTTTGCCCTTGTAGATAGTCTAATCACTTTATCAAAAGAAACAGGGATAGACCTTTTTAAGTATCCGGGAGGAGGATTTAAAGACTTTACAAGAATCGCTGCCAGCTCTCCAACTGTCTGGAAAGACATATTCTTAGAAAACAAGGAAAATATACTTCACACAATAGACGTATTCTTAAACTCTCTTGAAAAACTAAAAGACGCGATAAGAGAAGAAAACGAAGAAAAGATTTTAGAAATATTATCAGAAAGCCGAGAAAAAAGGTTATCATTAGGATAGCTGTTTATTTGAAATTTTTCTAA is from Sulfurihydrogenibium subterraneum DSM 15120 and encodes:
- a CDS encoding universal stress protein gives rise to the protein MIGRILVGLDGSKSSKVAGEYGIYLSKNLKRPVVGVHIIDIRLLEGPFLTDIAGGLGFSTYADILPKIKEVLEAKAEAILDEFAIACREKGGDCSIAEAYGIVVNELVNMTDPEDLIIVGKKGQHQGFLPLLLGSTAEGVARKSTCPVMITADNFREIKSILFAFDGREKSVHAANYVNYLSKHLNVNSVKVISVFTDKVKDATKAQEFENRLKTLLEVNFEFIDRYGEPEEMIEDYINSNKDSLDLVVMGAFGESPVRELILGSTTNYIASKSPIPVLLVK
- the carA gene encoding glutamine-hydrolyzing carbamoyl-phosphate synthase small subunit produces the protein MEKAILALEDGHFFYGWAFSSPVKETGGEVIFNTSMTGYQEILTDPSYKGQIVVMTAAEVGNYGINTEDDQSDRVWVNGFVVKDVPNLYSNYRAVQSLKEYLEKNNVLGIFGVDTRSIVRILRTKGVMKGYIGVGDISPAEAVRKARSIPDISELNLVAEVSKPQVYRWTQKSWRWPNGYEEQTEFHYKVAVLDYGVKRDILRLLADRNLELICFPYNASAEEVLSINPDGIFLSNGPGDPAVLTYQIQQIKKLIASEKPIFGICLGHQLLSWAFGSRTYKLEFGHHGGNHPVKNLKTGRVEITAQNHNYATDESKLPGDVEITHINLNDHTVEGMRHKNYPVFSIQHHPEAAPGPHDSFYIFDEFYNLIKECKK
- a CDS encoding integrase core domain-containing protein, with the translated sequence YFDFDIKRVQTDNGSEFLGEFDKYLNEIGIEHYFSYPRSPKTNGAVERLIRTIEEELWFIEKMEYTIDEMNRRLSSYVEKYNFIRPHCSLGYKTPADMLKKCDKIF
- a CDS encoding prephenate dehydrogenase, with translation MERDFGGFKGILIIGLGLIGGSLALSLKKQGYNGKIYGYDLNKSRIEKALELKAIDEGFNKFEDVPWNNIDLVVLSTPVKTFVDIANKIKPFLKDDTVVSDVGSVKGDLVLKLYEILKPHVFVGVHPIAGTEKEGIENAVADLFKNARLILTPVGEDKEKIEKVEKLWKDIGSKTEVMDPHLHDFVFASVSHLPHAIAFALVDSLITLSKETGIDLFKYPGGGFKDFTRIAASSPTVWKDIFLENKENILHTIDVFLNSLEKLKDAIREENEEKILEILSESREKRLSLG
- a CDS encoding cation diffusion facilitator family transporter, which codes for MNQTLKERWILGSLLLNLFLSVLKLFFGLITNSLGLIAEAIHSFSDLVASVVSFIGVKLSAKKSEDFPYGLYKIENIAALIISLFLFLAGYEIIKEAFFHHEERQVSNPEYAIIVMAIAMILTFFYSRFEKQAGKKLNSPTLIADAEHIWADFLSSIIVLIGLIGVYFGYNIDKYAAAVVSLFIFHSGFEIMKDSIKVLLDFTLEKEELQKIKNIILKHPAIIDIKSIKGRSAGSYKFLEIEILMHNLSLREAHRIVDEIAQQIKEKIPNIDSVIIHYEPARQEGLRVAFLTDEEGNVKDFETATYITVFDITKGFEIIKNPPIKLSGNKSKIIEKSRADVIVSKNHPLDFGIRFSLSRSSIMIWETEKQKIEDAIQEVIKSWKEFLKKEGEL